One stretch of Arachis duranensis cultivar V14167 chromosome 1, aradu.V14167.gnm2.J7QH, whole genome shotgun sequence DNA includes these proteins:
- the LOC107468731 gene encoding uncharacterized protein LOC107468731 isoform X1, with product MTLELAIPHFLSTLASSAPPFRAATVLPALPLFHRTHCPVRSPFVGAPCLGVSLFRALFKASSFEGALLRRRRAPIEEESSQAPPFPPPLGQAVIHFSAAPLSTSQSSYSPRSLSSTTLSHATSSILGTRRHGQHILKKCLEAKTH from the exons ATGACCCTCGAGCTAGCCATTCCTCACTTCCTCTCAACGCTGGCGAGCTCAGCCCCTCCTTTTCGCGCAGCCACAGTCCTGCCGGCGCTACCTCTGTTTCACCGCACCCACTGTCCCGTTCGAAGCCCGTTCGTAGGTGCTCCTTGTCTCGGTGTCTCCCTCTTTCGTGCTCTGTTCAAGGCTTCTAGCTTCGAAGGTGCTCTCTTGCGCCGCCGTCGCGCTCCCATAGAGGAAGAATCATCGCAAGCGCCGCCGTTTCCTCCTCCTCTCGGTCAAGCCGTCATCCACTTCTCAGCTGCGCCGCTGTCTACTTCTCAGTCGTCCTACTCACCGCGGTCCTTGTCGTCCACGACACTCAGTCACGCCACGTCTTCCATCTTAGG GACACGGAGACATGGACAGCACATTCTTAAAAAGTGTTTGGAAGCAAAGACACACTGA
- the LOC107468731 gene encoding uncharacterized protein LOC107468731 isoform X2, translated as MTLELAIPHFLSTLASSAPPFRAATVLPALPLFHRTHCPVRSPFVGAPCLGVSLFRALFKASSFEGALLRRRRAPIEEESSQAPPFPPPLGQAVIHFSAAPLSTSQSSYSPRSLSSTTLSHATSSILGWQVRFRCR; from the exons ATGACCCTCGAGCTAGCCATTCCTCACTTCCTCTCAACGCTGGCGAGCTCAGCCCCTCCTTTTCGCGCAGCCACAGTCCTGCCGGCGCTACCTCTGTTTCACCGCACCCACTGTCCCGTTCGAAGCCCGTTCGTAGGTGCTCCTTGTCTCGGTGTCTCCCTCTTTCGTGCTCTGTTCAAGGCTTCTAGCTTCGAAGGTGCTCTCTTGCGCCGCCGTCGCGCTCCCATAGAGGAAGAATCATCGCAAGCGCCGCCGTTTCCTCCTCCTCTCGGTCAAGCCGTCATCCACTTCTCAGCTGCGCCGCTGTCTACTTCTCAGTCGTCCTACTCACCGCGGTCCTTGTCGTCCACGACACTCAGTCACGCCACGTCTTCCATCTTAGG GTGGCAGGTTAGATTTAGGTGTCGATAG
- the LOC107468710 gene encoding transcription factor TCP5 isoform X1, which yields MSSSKSSYQAKQEDDGGGGGGGGGTSSSRQWTAFRNPRIVRVSRSLGGKDRHSKVCTIRGLRDRRIRLSVPTAIQLYDLQDRLGLGQPSKVIDWLLQATKLDIDKLPPLQIPPGFAQFHHQQTLIPLSHHHQFSLGGFYDANSSRFWDMDSSSISLKGKESDTITHPAGVISEKGKWIKTNQHVDENQDGLLLLNNAMGYNNSPSGLTLSSSSSSSQFGSHALLFPSQQLLDPQFSSSSATTPSTFTPYYAPFVANSSSSTTTTMVENNSDALRQFNHIQILSSQVMPHPFIPSSSLFHSINSNNNNNDNNSAAATIRRIPMPFSSKLLDSDNNNNESNQEDHKGT from the coding sequence ATGAGTTCAAGCAAAAGCAGCTATCAAGCGAAGCAAGAAGACGACGGCGGTGGAGGCGGAGGCGGTGGCGGCACTAGCTCTTCAAGACAGTGGACAGCGTTCAGGAATCCAAGAATCGTTCGAGTTTCGCGGTCTTTGGGAGGGAAAGACAGGCACAGCAAGGTTTGCACCATTAGAGGTCTAAGGGACCGGAGAATTCGGCTCTCCGTTCCCACCGCCATTCAGTTGTATGATCTCCAAGATCGACTCGGCCTGGGTCAACCCAGCAAGGTCATTGATTGGTTGCTTCAAGCCACCAAACTCGACATTGATAAGCTACCGCCCCTTCAAATCCCTCCCGGTTTCGCTCAATTTCACCATCAGCAAACCCTAATTCCcctttctcatcatcatcaattctcCCTTGGCGGCTTCTATGATGCCAATTCCTCAAGGTTTTGGGATATGGATTCTTCTTCAATTAGCCTAAAAGGTAAAGAATCTGATACTATTACTCATCCAGCTGGTGTGATATCTGAGAAAGGAAAATGGATCAAAACAAATCAACATGTTGATGAAAATCAAGACGGATTGTTGTTGCTTAACAATGCTATGGGATATAATAATTCTCCTTCAGGATTAACTTTATCATCATCCTCCTCATCTTCACAATTTGGAAGCCATGCATTATTGTTTCCTTCACAACAATTATTAGATCctcaattttcatcttcttctgcAACAACACCATCAACTTTCACTCCCTATTATGCTCCATTTGTAGCTAATTCgtcatcatcaacaacaacaacaatggtggAAAATAATAGTGATGCATTAAGGCAATTCAACCATATTCAGATCTTGAGTTCTCAAGTGATGCCTCATCCCTTTATTCCATCATCTTCTCTTTTTCACTCAAtcaatagtaataataataataatgataataactcAGCTGCTGCTACTATCAGGCGTATTCCAATGCCATTTAGTTCTAAGCTTCTTGATTCagataacaacaacaatgaaagtAACCAGGAAGATCATAAAGGTACGTAG
- the LOC107468731 gene encoding uncharacterized protein LOC107468731 isoform X3 has translation MTLELAIPHFLSTLASSAPPFRAATVLPALPLFHRTHCPVRSPFVGAPCLGVSLFRALFKASSFEGALLRRRRAPIEEESSQAPPFPPPLGQAVIHFSAAPLSTSQSSYSPRSLSSTTLSHATSSILGC, from the exons ATGACCCTCGAGCTAGCCATTCCTCACTTCCTCTCAACGCTGGCGAGCTCAGCCCCTCCTTTTCGCGCAGCCACAGTCCTGCCGGCGCTACCTCTGTTTCACCGCACCCACTGTCCCGTTCGAAGCCCGTTCGTAGGTGCTCCTTGTCTCGGTGTCTCCCTCTTTCGTGCTCTGTTCAAGGCTTCTAGCTTCGAAGGTGCTCTCTTGCGCCGCCGTCGCGCTCCCATAGAGGAAGAATCATCGCAAGCGCCGCCGTTTCCTCCTCCTCTCGGTCAAGCCGTCATCCACTTCTCAGCTGCGCCGCTGTCTACTTCTCAGTCGTCCTACTCACCGCGGTCCTTGTCGTCCACGACACTCAGTCACGCCACGTCTTCCATCTTAGG GTGTTGA
- the LOC107468767 gene encoding protein LONGIFOLIA 2, whose translation MAAKLLHSLADENPDLQKQIGCMTGIFQLFDRHQIVTPRRISHKRLPPGNSHSNYESMRRDSNSIHQRQTAADMNLNKGVSEKQRISTESSRASFSSSCSSSISSMDCKAQADASFDRITFPETPRRDQVMNQTSTSTNLGHQSLDLRDVVKDSMYREARGLSVKTTIKEEVSIRASKQKDSPRPLHLSISDYEYDRVGIDGKQSVPIDLKESIRVLSKLTEAPWHYDEGREVRRLPYEVKDAQRHSISKDARRFSYDAREVHRYSSESQDTIKSTPRLKELPRLSLDSREVSWRTYTSDSKSNHLLRNFSSGTSDSDDKVSSLQQRPSAASQSRPPSVVAKLMGLEALPASNLASETRSILSETDPTQGDDQFSRSSKNGLIRPFKVSNSSKSSMKDPSSPSRKNPDLVVKPISSSRHPIEPAPWKRRDRNQSSPRPSSAAMKATSITDSFPSVYSEVEKRLKNLEFDQSGRDLRALKQILEAMQAKGLLETRQEEQVSNLVGNQRDHEPKPVSLTQNSRTARKQSPHRNNIASSTFGGSDSARSFESPIVIMKPAKHIEKNGISSSSVIPLVELSDSHKLQSVRMKVRTGNGKGTGSGRITKDQSPRNNHREASTSFSEKKASSKTIRSTQSQPRSQQFTKENSPSSVKNSGSVSPRLQQKKLELEKCSRPPTPPSESSKPRRQSGKQTTESGSPGRKPRHKVPISQQSDDQLSEISNESRSLSFQGDETSLQSGSTITESKMDVELASNLQSAETVESQSPSLKTIEQVVSGTIQKKSTLMLDENEPISELAMDAPDHSSPVSVLDGSVYREDVLSPVKLISNAPKGDVQSKEDDYEYQWNTADDSLSVNSEINRKKLQSIDHLVQKLRRLNSSHDEARIDYIGSLCENSNPDHRYISEILLASGLLLRDLSSELLTFQRHSSGHPINPELFLVLEQTKASSFLAKEEIGIEKVDYKKTNTDKSHRRFIFNAVNEILGMKLASSPEPWLKPNGLAKKNLSAQKLLKELCFEIEKIQVKKPECTEDEGDGIKSILCENVMNGTESWTIFHGETSGVVLDVERLIFKDLIDEIVIGEATGLRIKPVRRRKLFGK comes from the exons ATGGCCGCAAAATTGCTGCATTCTTTAGCAGATGAAAACCCAGATTTGCAGAAGCAAATTGGATGCATGACTGGGATTTTCCAACTGTTTGATCGTCACCAGATAGTTACTCCTCGCCGCATTAGCCACAAGAGGCTTCCTCCTG GTAATTCCCACTCCAATTATGAGAGCATGAGAAGAGATTCTAATAGCATACACCAACGGCAAACAGCTGCT GATATGAACTTAAACAAGGGTGtaagtgaaaaacaaagaatttcAACAGAATCATCAAGGGCTTCATTCTCTTCATCGTGTTCATCGTCAATATCCTCTATGGACTGTAAAGCTCAAGCAGATGCTTCCTTCGACCGGATTACTTTTCCTGAAACTCCTAGAAGGGACCAAGTTATGAACCAAACAAGTACCTCTACAAATTTGGGTCACCAGTCCCTTGACCTGAGGGATGTGGTAAAAGACTCTATGTACAGAGAGGCCAGAGGACTATCAGTGAAGACTACAATCAAAGAAGAAGTTTCCATTCGTGCATCGAAGCAGAAAGATTCACCGAGACCTCTTCATCTGTCCATTTCTGATTATGAATATGATAGAGTTGGAATTGATGGAAAACAAAGTGTGCCTATTGATCTAAAGGAGTCTATCCGAGTCCTTTCTAAGCTTACAGAAGCCCCTTGGCACTATGATGAAGGTAGAGAGGTTCGGAGGTTGCCTTATGAAGTAAAAGATGCACAAAGGCATTCGATCTCAAAGGATGCTCGTCGGTTTTCTTATGATGCAAGGGAAGTACATCGATACTCTTCTGAATCACAAGATACCATCAAATCCACACCAAGACTAAAAGAGCTTCCTAGACTTTCCCTTGACAGCAGGGAAGTTTCTTGGCGTACTTATACCTCTGATTCAAAATCCAATCATCTCTTAAGAAATTTCAGTAGTGGTACTTCCGACTCAGATGACAAAGTCTCAAGTCTGCAACAACGGCCTTCAGCAGCATCACAGAGCCGGCCACCGAGTGTTGTAGCAAAATTAATGGGGTTGGAAGCATTGCCAGCGTCCAATTTAGCCAGTGAGACTCGCTCAATTTTGAGTGAAACTGACCCAACTCAAGGTGATGATCAGTTTTCAAGATCATCAAAAAATGGACTCATTAGGCCATTCAAAGTTTCTAATTCTTCGAAAAGCTCAATGAAAGACCCGAGTTCCCCAAGCAGGAAGAACCCGGATTTGGTTGTGAAACCTATCTCAAGTTCAAGGCATCCCATTGAACCTGCACCATGGAAGCGGCGAGATAGAAATCAAAGTTCACCAAGACCGAGTTCCGCGGCCATGAAGGCTACAAGTATAACAGATTCATTCCCTTCAGTTTACAGTGAAGTTGAGAAGAGATTGAAGAATCTTGAATTTGATCAGTCTGGAAGGGATCTTAGAGCGCTCAAACAGATACTAGAAGCAATGCAAGCAAAGGGGCTGCTAGAGACAAGACAAGAAGAACAAGTTtcaaatcttgtaggaaatcaAAGAGACCATGAACCAAAACCTGTGAGTCTAACTCAGAATTCTAGGACAGCAAGGAAACAAAGTCCTCACAGAAACAACATTGCATCTTCAACTTTCGGGGGATCTGACTCAGCAAGGAGCTTTGAATCTCCAATTGTAATAATGAAACCGGCAAAGCACATTGAGAAAAATGGAATTTCATCATCTTCAGTTATTCCACTTGTTGAGCTTTCTGATTCACATAAACTCCAGAGTGTGAGGATGAAGGTACGTACAGGTAATGGAAAGGGTACAGGTTCTGGTCGAATAACAAAAGATCAGTCTCCTAGAAACAATCACAGGGAAGCTTCTACTAGCTTCAGTGAAAAGAAAGCTAGTAGCAAGACTATAAGATCAACACAATCACAACCAAGATCTCAGCAGtttacaaaagaaaatagcCCAAGTTCTGTAAAGAACTCAGGATCTGTTAGCCCAAGATTGCAACAAAAGAAGTTAGAACTTGAGAAGTGTTCTCGCCCACCAACACCTCCATCAGAGTCAAGTAAACCGAGACGACAATCTGGTAAGCAGACCACAGAATCAGGTTCTCCGGGTAGAAAACCGAGGCATAAAGTCCCTATTTCACAACAAAGTGATGACCAACTTAGTGAAATAAGCAATGAATCAAGAAGTTTGAGTTTCCAAGGGGATGAGACATCACTACAATCAGGAAGTACCATAACTGAGTCAAAGATGGATGTGGAATTAGCCAGCAATTTACAATCTGCTGAAACTGTCGAAAGCCAAAGCCCATCTCTTAAGACTATTGAGCAGGTGGTTTCAGGAACAATACAGAAG AAATCAACTCTGATGTTGGATGAGAATGAGCCTATTTCAGAACTTGCAATGGATGCTCCAGATCATTCGAGCCCTGTATCGGTTCTGGACGGCTCAGTATACAGAGAGGATGTGCTATCCCCAGTCAAGCTTATATCCAATGCTCCGAAAG GTGATGTTCAATCTAAAGAAGACGATTATGAATATCAGTGGAACACTGCAGATGATAGCCTTTCAGTTAACAGCGAGATCAACCGCAAGAAATTGCAAAGCATAGATCACCTGGTTCAGAAGCTTAGACGGCTAAACTCGAGTCACGACGAGGCTAGAATCGATTACATTGGTTCCCTTTGCGAAAACTCGAACCCAGACCACAGATACATATCAGAAATACTATTGGCTTCAGGTCTCCTACTCAGAGATCTGAGTTCAGAATTGCTGACATTTCAACGCCACTCGTCGGGTCATCCCATTAACCCCGAGTTATTCCTTGTATTGGAGCAGACCAAGGCAAGTAGCTTTCTTGCTAAAGAAGAAATCGGCATTGAAAAAGTTGATTACAAGAAGACAAACACAGACAAGTCTCACAGGAGATTCATCTTTAATGCTGTGAATGAGATTCTTGGCATGAAACTAGCTTCTTCTCCTGAACCATGGTTGAAGCCTAATGGACTCGCAAAGAAGAACCTCAGTGCACAGAAACTTCTAAAAGAACTGTGCTTTGAGATAGAAAAAATTCAAGTGAAGAAGCCCGAATGCACAGAAGATGAAGGTGATGGTATAAAAAGTATACTATGTGAAAATGTTATGAATGGAACAGAAAGTTGGACAATTTTCCATGGTGAAACATCTGGGGTTGTGTTGGATGTTGAGAGACTGATATTTAAAGACTTAATTGATGAGATTGTGATTGGTGAAGCAACGGGCTTGAGAATCAAGCCAGTTAGACGCAGGAAGCTATTTGGAAAGTAA
- the LOC107468731 gene encoding uncharacterized protein LOC107468731 isoform X4 — protein MTLELAIPHFLSTLASSAPPFRAATVLPALPLFHRTHCPVRSPFVGAPCLGVSLFRALFKASSFEGALLRRRRAPIEEESSQAPPFPPPLGQAVIHFSAAPLSTSQSSYSPRSLSSTTLSHATSSILG, from the exons ATGACCCTCGAGCTAGCCATTCCTCACTTCCTCTCAACGCTGGCGAGCTCAGCCCCTCCTTTTCGCGCAGCCACAGTCCTGCCGGCGCTACCTCTGTTTCACCGCACCCACTGTCCCGTTCGAAGCCCGTTCGTAGGTGCTCCTTGTCTCGGTGTCTCCCTCTTTCGTGCTCTGTTCAAGGCTTCTAGCTTCGAAGGTGCTCTCTTGCGCCGCCGTCGCGCTCCCATAGAGGAAGAATCATCGCAAGCGCCGCCGTTTCCTCCTCCTCTCGGTCAAGCCGTCATCCACTTCTCAGCTGCGCCGCTGTCTACTTCTCAGTCGTCCTACTCACCGCGGTCCTTGTCGTCCACGACACTCAGTCACGCCACGTCTTCCATCTTAGG gtag
- the LOC107468710 gene encoding transcription factor TCP17 isoform X2 — protein sequence MSSSKSSYQAKQEDDGGGGGGGGGTSSSRQWTAFRNPRIVRVSRSLGGKDRHSKVCTIRGLRDRRIRLSVPTAIQLYDLQDRLGLGQPSKVIDWLLQATKLDIDKLPPLQIPPGFAQFHHQQTLIPLSHHHQFSLGGFYDANSSRFWDMDSSSISLKGKESDTITHPAGVISEKGKWIKTNQHVDENQDGLLLLNNAMGYNNSPSGLTLSSSSSSSQFGSHALLFPSQQLLDPQFSSSSATTPSTFTPYYAPFVANSSSSTTTTMVENNSDALRQFNHIQILSSQLLLLSGVFQCHLVLSFLIQITTTMKVTRKIIKVRSSTSS from the exons ATGAGTTCAAGCAAAAGCAGCTATCAAGCGAAGCAAGAAGACGACGGCGGTGGAGGCGGAGGCGGTGGCGGCACTAGCTCTTCAAGACAGTGGACAGCGTTCAGGAATCCAAGAATCGTTCGAGTTTCGCGGTCTTTGGGAGGGAAAGACAGGCACAGCAAGGTTTGCACCATTAGAGGTCTAAGGGACCGGAGAATTCGGCTCTCCGTTCCCACCGCCATTCAGTTGTATGATCTCCAAGATCGACTCGGCCTGGGTCAACCCAGCAAGGTCATTGATTGGTTGCTTCAAGCCACCAAACTCGACATTGATAAGCTACCGCCCCTTCAAATCCCTCCCGGTTTCGCTCAATTTCACCATCAGCAAACCCTAATTCCcctttctcatcatcatcaattctcCCTTGGCGGCTTCTATGATGCCAATTCCTCAAGGTTTTGGGATATGGATTCTTCTTCAATTAGCCTAAAAGGTAAAGAATCTGATACTATTACTCATCCAGCTGGTGTGATATCTGAGAAAGGAAAATGGATCAAAACAAATCAACATGTTGATGAAAATCAAGACGGATTGTTGTTGCTTAACAATGCTATGGGATATAATAATTCTCCTTCAGGATTAACTTTATCATCATCCTCCTCATCTTCACAATTTGGAAGCCATGCATTATTGTTTCCTTCACAACAATTATTAGATCctcaattttcatcttcttctgcAACAACACCATCAACTTTCACTCCCTATTATGCTCCATTTGTAGCTAATTCgtcatcatcaacaacaacaacaatggtggAAAATAATAGTGATGCATTAAGGCAATTCAACCATATTCAGATCTTGAGTTCTCAA CTGCTGCTACTATCAGGCGTATTCCAATGCCATTTAGTTCTAAGCTTCTTGATTCagataacaacaacaatgaaagtAACCAGGAAGATCATAAAGGTACGTAGTAGCACTAGTTCATGA